The Candidatus Latescibacter sp. nucleotide sequence CGTAAAAACGATCAAAGAAGGTTTGTACCGGCTGACTCCCCAATACCATAAACATCAGAATGCCATGAAATCATTCTACGGGCTGTTCATCCATGCTGACGACCTGTGCTTCGATATCGGGGCCAATGTGGGAAACAGGACGGAAATATTCCTGTCCCTCGGCGCCCGTGTGGTTGCGGTCGAGCCGCAGAGTTCCTGTGTACGGAAATTGGAGAAGAAATTTCGGGGAGTTGACCGGATCACCATCGTTCCCGAGGCGGTCGGCGAAGAGCCGGGAATCGCAGAGCTTCTGGTCAGCCAGGCCACTACCATTTCTTCCATTTCGCAGGAGTGGATCAGCCGGGTGCGGGCAAGCGGAAGGTTTGCGTCCTATTTCTGGAAGAAACATGAGCAGGTCAAAGTAACCACCATGGACGGGCTTATTGCACGATTCGGCAGGCCGGTTTTCTGTAAAATTGACGTGGAAGGTTTCGAATATCAGGTTGTCAGGGGATTGTCGCAGCCCGTGGGTATTCTCTCTTTCGAATTCACACCGGAATACATTGAGCCGGCGCTGGACTCGATTCGGTACCTTTCCGGTCTGGGGGAAGCGCGGTTCAACTATTCCCCTGGTGAATCCATGCAGCTTGCTCTTGACGACTGGGCAGCCTCCGATGAGATTATCCGCATCCTTACCACCCTGCCCGATAGATCCGTTTTCGGAGATGTGTACGCGCGTTTTTTGAAATCTGAAATCTGAATGACCGGTGATAAGTTGATTGTGCCCTCTTCAGTCAAACCCCGTGTGGTATTCAGCCGGTGTCTCGGATTTGCCTGCTGCCGCTATGACGGGATGTGCATCTCCGATGAGTTCGTGGACAAACTCCGGGAACAGGTCGAATGCATCACCGTATGTCCTGAAACGGAGATCGGCCTCGGCGTCCCCCGCGACCCCATCCGGGTGATTTCCACTCAAAACGGACGAACCCTGTTCCAACCCTCTACCGGCCGGAATCTCACCGGAGAAATGCAGGTATTCTCGGCTGCATTCCTTGATTCGCTCCCCATGATAGACGGGTTTATACTGAAAGGGCGATCACCTTCCTGTGGAATCAAAGGTGTTGAACAGTTCTCCCCGGAGGGGAAAATTATCGGGAAGGGAACGGGAATTTTCGGAGATGCTGTGATGAAAAGGTTCCCACACCTTGTTGTCGAGGATGAAGGCCGTCTTAAAGATCGTAAAAACCGAGAACTTTTCCTCGTAAAAATTTTCGCATTCGCCCGTCTCAGAAAACAAACCGGTTGAAGATAAATAATATCCACGTATGTCATCATGTAAGTTTTTTTGAAAATATTGCATTGTGATTGCACTATCAGATCCTGAAACGAGTTCAGGATGACACGTGTCATGCCGAACTTGTTTCGGCATCTCTCCATATGATCGCCAACCTTAATTCAATGACATACTCGGATAATAATATTTGCCCTTATGCATAAAAACTTGATACAACTCTCTCAATATACTATACTATACATTTATAAGATCTGACTTGCCCTTACCCGGCTTTTTTCTCTTTGGGCCTTTTCTTTTTAGGCTTTGGGCTTTTTTTCCCTTGTAAAGGAGAAAGCATGCGTCCAATTAAAAGTTTTGATGTACGGGCATCTTTGCCGGAATCTTTGGAACCGTTACGGGAAATAGCATACAACCTTTGGTGGTATTGGAATATCAGCGCCATAAAACTTTTTTATCGTCTCAATACCAATCTTTGGGAAGAGACGAATCATAATCCGGTGGATATAATAGGGAAAATTCCCCAGTCCCATTTGGAAATGCTGGCGACCGATGAGGGGACACTGGCGAATCTGGAAAGAGTCAAATCCCAGTTCGAGAGCTATATGAACGGTACGAGCTGGTATGCCCGGAATGTGTCAAAGGAGACCGAGAAACTTATCGCCTATTTTTCTCTCGAATTCGGCCTGGCGGAGAGCATTCCCATATATTCGGGCGGTCTGGGAGTGCTCGCCGGAGATCACCTGAAAAGCGCGAGCGATCTGGGTATTCCTCTCGTTGGCATGGGCATCCTCTACCAGGAAGGATATTTCCGTCAATACCTGAACAATGACGGCTGGCAGCAGCAGCTCTATATAAATAATGATTTTTATAATATGCCGCTTACCAGGGTTTTGGACTCCAACGGCGAAGATTTGAAAATCGAGATCGATTTTCCCGGCGGTCCGCTTTATGCCCGGGTCTGGAAAATCCAAACAGGCCGCGTTCCTCTGTATCTCCTCGATACGAATATTGATGACAATACCAGGGAAAACCGGACCATCACTTCCTCTCTTTACGGCGGCGACCAGGAAATGCGCCTCAAACAGGAGATGCTCCTGGGAATCGGAGGTCTCCGCGCCCTTCATGCGATGGACATCTGGCCCACTGTCTGCCACATGAACGAAGGCCATGCCGCTTTCCTTTCCCTGGAGCGGATACGGACCCTCATGGAAATGGAGGGACTAACCTTCAACGAGGCGTTTGAGCTGGCCAGCGCGGGAAATGTCTTTACTACCCATACCCCTGTCGCGGCAGGTCATGACCGGTTCCCTCCGGAGCTCATGCTCCGCTATTTCGAGTCATTCATCCCGGAACTGGGATTGACGCGTGATGAATTCCTGGCGCTCGGACGAGTCAATCCCAAGACCCCTGACGAAAATTTCACCATGACAGTGCTTGCACTCAAAACCTCAGACCAGTCCAATGCGGTGAGCCGTCTTCACATGCAGGTTTCCCGTGAAATGTGGAAAGATCTCTGGCCTGATTTTCCCCTCGATGAAGTTCCGATTGCTCATGTCACCAACGGCATCCATGTTTCCAGTTGGGTTTCCCAGGACATGGTAGACCTTTTTGATCGCTATGTCGGCCCCAAGTGGCGGGATGAGCCGGCCAGTCTTGAAATCTGGAACCGGGTCAACAATATCCCCGATGAGGAAATCTGGCGCACCCATGAACGGCGGCGCGAACGTCTGGTTTCTTTTGTCCGGAGACGGCTCCAGATTCAGTTGAAACGCCAGGGGGCTTCGGACTATGAGTTGAACCTCGCCCGCGGCGCCTTGAATTCAAAGGCGCTTACCATCGGATTTGCCCGAAGGTTCGCCACCTACAAGCGAGGCGACCTCATCTTCCGTGATCTGCAGCGGCTTTCCAAAATTCTCAAAAATCCCGACCAGCCGGTGCAGATCATTATAGCCGGAAAAGCCCACCCCCGCGACGATGATGGCAAGGATCTGATCCGGCGCATTATCCATTATTCCCGCCTTCCCGAGATCAAGGGACAGGTAGTATTTGTCGAAGACTACGACCTGAGTGTAGCCCGATATTTATTGCAGGGGGTGGATGTATGGCTCAACACTCCCAGACGTCCCCTGGAAGCCTCCGGGACGAGCGGCATGAAAGCCGCCGCCAACGGCGCCATCAACCTGAGTATTCTTGACGGCTGGTGGGATGAAGCGTACACGCCGGAAGTCGGCTGGGCGATTGGATCGGGTGAGGTATATGATGATCCCAGTTTCCAGGACACTGTGGAGTCGAACGCCATTTACAATATCCTGGAAAAGGATTTGGCGCCCCTCTTTTATAATGTTGAGGCAAGCGGATTGCCTCGTAAATGGATAGAGAAAATGAAGCAGTCAATGAGCCGGCTAGTCCCAATTTTTAACACCCACCGCATGGTACATGAGTATTACAACGACCGCTACCGTCCGGCCATCAAAAGGTATAATGACCTGAAAGCCGACAAAGCAGCCCGCGCAGCAGCTCTCGCGCTATGGAAGCAGAAAATTCTGGAAAACTGGTCGGGGATACGGATCATTCGAGTCGATGCGGACAGCCTGGGGCCGTTCAAAGTCGGAGATTCGGTGAAAGTGACTGCCATGATCAGCCTGGGGAATCTTGCCCCCCAGGATGTCTGTGTAGAATTGTTTGCCGGGATGGTCGATGCCTCCGGGTTGCTTTTCGATACGATGCCGGTTTCCATGGAATGGAAAGGCGCCAAACAGAAGGGGCAGGTTTTCGAGGGTGCGCTCACACTGACACGGAGCGGAAAGGTGGGATACAGCCTCCGCATTCTGCCATGCAATCCCGATATGTTCTCATACCAGGATATGATGCTCATCAAGTGGGCATGAGAAGAAATATGATTTCTGCAGTAGGCATTTCAACAGTGGTGGATATTATTCTTCTCATGAACGGTTTCAAGGCGGAAGAAGGTTCGTACCACTGTGAGAGAATGATCACGGAGGGTGGGGAAAAATGCTCCGCTATCCAGCTTTCTCGATCTCCTGCGTGGATTCAACCGGCGCAGGCGATGCATTTCACGGCGCTTTCTGCCATTTCTTTTCGCGCGGGGAGGAAATCGGAAGGTGCCTTGAACTGTCATCGGCAGTCGGCGCGCTCAATTGCCGCGCTTACGGGGGAAGAGCGGCGCTCCCTACCCGTGAGGAACTGGCCGCTTTTCTCGAAGAGAACGGCCGTGATCCGGTATTTCCATGACCGAAACCGGCGGACTTTCAACTCCATGTTGACTTTGATGCCTCCGATTGTTATACTTACTTACAAATAAGGGCGACAAGCATTTTGGGATTACACCTTTTTTCAACGAAACAGGAGAAATGAATGAGCAGCAATCGGCATTTGCGTAAGAGCGAGTTGAACAGACGCCGTCAACGCAGAGAAAAAAGGGTGAAAGCGCGCATTCATGAAACCATTCAAAAAGCCCGTGATAAAAAAATATAATTTGAATGGGAACCATTTCAAAACTCAGGCATTTATTATTATAGGTCGACGAGTGAATGCATTGTCGGCTGTTACAACCTCTCTTTCGAAACCCCGGGAATAAATAACCGGGGTTTTTTTATAAGAGAGTGACAAAGTTACAAAGTGACAGAGTGACAAAGTAAGAGTCCAAAGCCCCCTTCCGGCGCTTTGCGCCACCTTCCCCCGTTCCGGGGGCAGGAAAAACATCAGCGCCCTTACTTCCCTTGCCCCCGGAACGGGGGAAAGGGATAAGAGGGTTAGGGGACTTCCAAACGTTTTTTTCGTCTTCCTGAAATTGCCGGTTATACGAACCGAAGGCTTCCTGCGATCGCAAGTCTCCTAATACGGCAGAAATTGCGGGGAGAAGTGACTCCCTCGCCTGTCGGGGTGGCAATGGTGAACGCCATGTATGCCTCGCCGTCATCGGGGCCGTCGCCCTGGTTAGAGTAGCCGTTGGCCACCACGATGGTGGTGTTCATGGCTTTGGCGAACTCGGTGATACGGTTCATGTCCCGTGAATGGATCAGGGCGGTATGACGATAGCCGTGCTCCGCATTAAGGCAAAATTCCAGCGCCTCTTTGAAATCCTTCGCCCGGACAATCGGCAGAACCGGCATCATCTGCTCTTCCTGTACAAAAATATTGTTCAGGTCAGTTTCGGCAAAAAGTAGTTTCGTGCCCTCGGGAATGTTCACCCTGACCAGGTCGGCAAGGTGCGCAGCATTCCGTCCAATCAGGTCACGGTTCAGGATATGTCCGCCCTTTTCGTTGGGAATAAAGGCTTTTTCGGCAAGGAGTTTGAAACTGATGTCATCGAGCTTGAACGCCCCTGCCTTGACCAGCGCCATCAGGAACTTGTCGTACACGGACTCGACAACGAACACCTCTTTCTCGGCGATGCAGAGAATGTTGTTGTCGAAGGTAGCGCCTTTGATGATGCACTCGGCGGCGCGGTCCAGGTCGGCAGTTTCGTCCACCAGCACCGGCGGATTGCCGGGGCCGGCAGCGATAACTTTCTTGTTGGTGGCCATCGCAGCTTTCACCACTCCGGGGCCTCCTGTGATGGAAAGCAGAGAAATATCCGGATGGTTGAACAAAACATTTGCGGTCTCGAGAGTCGGGTTCTTCACGCAGGTGAAAAGATTCGCCGGAAACCCTCCTGCAACCACCGCTTTTTGATAGATTTGAAGGGCATAAGCAGTCACCTTCTTCGCCCCGGGATGAGGATTGAACACCACGGTATTGCCGCCGGCCAGCATGATCATCGCATTGTTCACCATGGTCTCCACCGGATGGGTGGACGGTATGATCGAGCCGATGATTCCGAACGGCGCAAACTCTTCCAGGCAAACCCCTTTCTCGCCCGACCAGGACCGTGAAATCAGGTCTTCCGTACCGGGAGTATTTTTGGCGCAGTTGCGGTGTTTGAGTATCTTGTCCTTGTATTCGCCCATTCCGGTCTCTTCGTAGATCATCCGGCTGAACTCTTCAGCATGATCGAGGGTGGTGCGCCGCAGGATGGAGATGAGGCGCTCACGGTCCCGTATGCTGAATTTTCTGAACAGTCCGAAACCTCCTTTTGCCGCGGCGATGGCGTCTTCCATACGGTCAAATACGCCGTCCTGCCCACGGATGCCTGCGGTGGCGGATACTGCTGGCGACGGTCTATCGGCCATGGAAGGCGCTGTTCCGGCTGATGCAGCCGGCTTCAGATCGGCGCCCGCAGCAACTGAAGCGATCACCGATTCCACAATCTTTCGTATTTGTTGTTCGTCAATCATGACTCAACCTCACTTTATATCCTTCCATTCCTTGTGTTATATCATCTGGTCCATATCCGCATGGGGGCTGGCAATCACCGAAGTGGAAATGATTTCCCCTAACCGTGAGGCGGCGATTACTCCGGCCTCAACCGCTGCTTTGACCGCACCGACGTCCCCGCGCACCATTACCGCAATGTATCCGCTCCCCGTCTTACGGTAGCCGACCAGGCTCACCGAAGCAGCCTTGAGCATGCTGTCGGCGGCTTCAACTGCGCCGATAAATCCGCGTGTTTCGATAAATCCCAATGCTCTCCCGGAAAGTGCCATCGTTTTCTCCTTTTATGTGTTTACGATAATTTTAAATAATGTTCACTTTTATCTAAAAATATAATTTTTTGACATGATTTACAAGATTTACAAGATTGAATTTATAGTTTTTAAAAATCTTGTTAATCATGTTAATCCTGTCTAATTTTTTCTTTGTTGTTTTTTTAGCTCCTGGCTCCTGTATTCTGTATCCTGTATTCTGTTTTTCTATACATTCATTTCTTTCATTATTTTGGTGGTGATTTCAGTGACCAAGTCCTCGTATTCTGATTCAGTGCTCTGCTCGAGTCCACAGGTCCCGGTGCATTTTCCGCAGCACATGCAGGCGCTGCCGCCGATACGGATTCCAAACTGTTCACGGACTTCCTCCAGCTTTTTAACCTCCGGCGGTGTAAACTTCCTCGCTCCGCCGAGCTTTTGCGCTGTCAGCGATATCTGGGCGAACAGCTCCACACTCTCCATCTTGTAGTAGGCATCCATAACATCCGCGCCGAGAGTAACCACACCGTGATTAGCAAGAAGAATGGCGTTGTGGCAGAGAATCAGCTCGGATATGGAATCGGAAAGCTCGCTGGTGGACGGAGTCCCGTATTTGGCGAGGGGCACATGTCCCAGGCAGATGACAATCTCCGGAAGGGTCTGGAAATCGAGCGGAATATTTGCCACAGCATAGCCGGTGCTTACCGGCGGGTGGGCGTGAACCACACCCCTGACATCGTCACGGCGGCGGTAAGCTTCCAGGTGAATCTTGATTTCGGAGGATGGCTTCAGATAGCCGCTTCGGATATTGCCGTCCATGTCCACTTTCATCAACATGTCCGGGGACATGAATCCTTTCGAAACACCGGTCGGGGTGGTAAGGACATAACTGTCCCCCAGCCGCATGCTGATGTTGCCGTCATTCGAGGCTACCCAGCCTTTTAGCCAGAGACGCCTGCCTACTTCACAAATCTGTTCCCGTATCTGTTTTTCGAGATTTTCCATGGTTTCCCCAATAAATGAAGTAACAAAGTGACAAAGCGGCAAAGTCGCAAAGTTAAAAGAATTTACAAAGCGGCAAAATATTTTTCTTTTTACTTTTTCACTCTGTCGCTTTGTCACTTTGCCACTTATGTCATCCTTCAATCACCTTTTTCGTTTCACGGGCCACAATCAACTCTTCGTTTGTTTCCAGAACCAGCGCGGCGATTTTTGAACCCCTGGCATCTATCCGTTCCGCATTGGCGGAGTTGGCGGCATGGTCGAGTTTGAAACCGAGAAATCCGAGCGAGGTCAGCACTTCTGCGCGGAGGTCCGGGTCTTTCTGGCCGGTTCCGCCGGTAAAGCAGACGGCATTCACTCCGCCCATGAGAAGAATATATGCTCCCATGTAGAATTTAATATCGTAGATAAATTTATCACGGGCCAGTTTCGCCCCACGGCTGCCCTGTTCAATCGCCGCCAGAATATCCCGCATATCTCCAGAAGTCCCGGAAAGCCCCTTGAGGCCGCCGTTGGCGCTCAGCTCTCTGTAGGCTTCCTCCATGGTGATTCCCTTCTTCTTCATGATGTAGGGAATGGCGAAGGCATCGATGTCTCCGGTACGGGTGGACTGGATGAGTCCCGACTGGGCGCTTAATCCCATCGAGGTATCGATCGATACGCCATCCTTGAAAGCACACACCGAGGAGGACCCGCCAAGGTGACACGCTACGATCTTGTGTTTCTTCGGGTCGAGGCGAAGCTTCCTTACCGTTTCCCCGGTAACATAGCGGAGCGAGGCGCCGTGATATCCATATTTCATCACCCCATATTTCTCGTACCATTCGAGCGGGGCGCCGTAAACTCTGGCATATTCCGGCTTCTGTGTGTGAAATCCCGGCTCGAACACTCCCACCATATCTTTGCATGGCATCAGCTCCGCAAACATCCGGATGGCCGCGAGATAAGCGGGATTATGGGCCGGCGCCAGATCGCAGTACTCCTCCATCGCCCGGAGCACCTTGTCTGTGAGCAGCACCGAGCCGTTCTCCTCACCCGCCTGCACCGTCTTGAATCCGACCGCATCGATATCGTCAAGGGAGTGAACCACCTCGGCGGTAAGGAATGCCAGCCCGGCCTGAACCGCGGCGCCCTGGTCGGGAACCGACCTTTCCTCATCAACCCGCAGTGCGTCGTTACCAAGGTAGAATCTCATACGGGCTTTCTCCGAGCCGACCCGCTCGACATTCCCTCGGCAAAGAACGCTCTCGTCCCTCATATCGATAAGCTGGAATTTGAACGATGTGGACCCGATATTGCAAACCATTATTTTCACTGCATTCTATCCCTTACATCACAATACAGTTCATTTAAAAACTTGGAACCACGAAAGTCACGAAAAACACGAAATTTGTTATTCATTTTTTTTCAATAAAATTATTTTTCGTGCCTTTCGTGTGTTTCGTGGTTAATGATCCTGTCCATTTTTCGCTTAAATGAACCGTATTGCCCCTACATCACAATCTCATCAACAATTGCCAGGATATTGGCATCCGAACCGGTCATGTCGGGCAGGAACGCCATCGAAGACTCAGGGCCGCCCTCATAGAGGACCAATTGCCCATCGCCTGCGCCGATATAATCAAAACTGATGATCAATTCACCGGGTTTGGCAATGTCTCGGGAATCAACTTCCTCAAGGACACGGATCTTTTTCCCCTTAAGCGCCGGCAGGGTCATGTTTAACACCAGCGATCCCCTTACTCTTCCCATCTCCATTTGTAAATCTCCGCACTTTCAGGGCGTCAAAGGCCGGTAAAGCCGGAGACGATTTCTTCAGGATCGCTCTCGGCGTCGAGGACAATGACATTCGCCCCGATATCCACCCTTGCCGCGCGGGCCTCATGGATTCCACGGCAATGGACAGCGCGGATGACCTGGTTGCGGTTTGCATGAATAGGGCCTTCCAGACCGGTTTTTTCAAGACATATCCCGAATTGCGCAGTTCCGGAGGCGACCGCATTGCACATGTTTTTTACAGCGGTTTCGTAGGAAGCCCCGGAAAGCTCCCGAACCTGAAATCCTTTGGCGGCGAGAATTGAACAAAGAATCCCGCTGTTTCCCGGAAATCCCTGGCTTACAGCCAGCCCGACGGTGACTGCACCGGGCAGGGATGGCATTCCTTCCTTTTTCTCTGTGGCATCCACCCGCATAATAGTGATTCCCTTTTCACGGGCGTAATCGAGGGCCAGCGGAGTAACGACCGCCTTCCTCGCAATCCGGACTGTTTTCCCCTGTATCATGAGAAGGTCTTTCTGTATGATGACCTGCTTCCCTGTCAGGTCGCCGCCGCCTGAATCCGTCCGAGGCGCCTCCAAAGCCGGCTTCGCATGTGGACTAACCGCTTTACCTGAAACAGGGGGCTTCTCCGGAGCAGAGGCAACCTGCACCCCTTTCAAAGCCAGAACCCTTTTCACTTCTTTCACTACGGCTTCGATCAACTCATCCTGATTCATCACCCGCTCCTGTGAATTACCGCTCGTCATTCTCATCTATGATACCGCACAGCCAGGCCCGCTGCGGAACCTTGGGGTTGTTGAAATACTCCTGAGACCCCCAGCCATCCCAGCTCAAAAGCACCCGGTCCCCTTTTCCGGCGCCGATGAAATCAACCACTATCTGCGGCCTTCCCTCCGGCTGGCCGGCGGCATTGAGCACCTGCACGATAAGGAGCTTCTTGCCCGAAAGGCAGGGATGTTTGATGGTAGAAGTTATGCTTCCGATTACTAGTGCGTCGCGCATGGAAAAACCCTAAAGAAGTGACAAAGTGACAGAGCGACAGAGTGACAAAGTTAAATACCTTTAAGAAAATGATTTTTATGTTTGCGGTTCCTGTACTTTCCGTATAAAACTGCTCAGCATTCTTTCGATTTCTCTTGTACTTTCATAGAGAGCATCAAAATCATTCGAGGTTACGTAATTCAGCTTGTGAGAAATCTCTATTTGTGTCTGCAATTCAAAAAGTGAACCAGTTGAAATTTGTAAAAAACGAGCAAAATCGTTAGGTGAATTGCGGCCGTAACCTTCCGCCATATTACTAGGAATTGAAACTGCACACCGTCTCATCTGCGAGGTTAATCCATAGCATTCATCATTCGGAAATCTTTTGGTCACCTTATAGATTTCAACAACCAACTCAATCGATTTTTGCCAGACAAGTAGATCTCTGAAAGTTTTCACTCATCATCTCACTTTGTTACTCTGTCACTTTGTCACTTACACCAAATGTCTGATCAACTCACGATTGATCGACGGAATCACCACCGAAGAGATGAGCACCCCGCGGTCCTTGACCCTTTCCAGAGCGGCGTCCATGGCAGAGCGGACATCCTGAACTGCGCCGGTGACAATCACATAGGACTTTCCGGCAAGCCCTTTTCCCAGCCGGAGGTCCAGGATATGTACATTTGATGTTTTCACCATCGTATCCGCCCCCTCGATGGTGGCGGTCATGGTCATGGTCTCGAAGACGCCGATGGCGTCACCGATGTCAGTGGTATCAGGGGCGTAGAGCGCCCGGACGACCTGATCGTCCACCCTTGGCAGAACCAGCGAATCCAGATAATTGAAATCGGCGATGCCGTGCGCCAGCTCAACCGCCTCCTCCACCGCGCCCACATCGCCGGAAAAGAGAATCTGGTAGCGTCCCGGGCAGTTCGGGGCTGAAAGGAGAATGTCGATTCCGGTATTTTTCGATATAAGGTCCGCCGCCTCGATACCCTTGCCGACGCTGATATATTCGAGAAATCCTATGCATAAGCTCATGAGCGGAGCCCCCCAATGACTATATGCGTGTCGGTAACCTCCTCCACCCGGCCGTTGATGGAGGCGTGCACCCTTGCGGAAAGAGCGCCCTGGGGAATCTCCCCGATCAGGTCTCCCTCTTTCACCCGGTCACCGGTTTTCACCACCGGTTTGGCGGGCGCTCCCAGGTGCTGGCAGAGCGCGATTTTCACCATTTTCGGCTGGAGAGAACCCGCAGGCAGGAGGTCGGTATGCACAAGATACCGCTCCAGATCCAGCTTACGGGCGTAGGTCAGTGCCGGAATCTTGCGAAAATCGAACATGGGTCCCCCGTAGAGCCGTATTTTCGAGAAATCGAATTTCAGCCCGGATTTCCGGATCGCATCACGAACCAAAGCATACACCTTGTTCGGCGACAGCCCGAAAATACAGGCATACTGCTCGCAGATGCCGCACTGGCAGCAGAGGAGAGCCTCGAACACCATCTGTTCGGTTATGCTGTCCAGTTCACGGCTCTCGATACGCCGGAGAATTTCATCGATGTGCCAGGCCTTCGACATCATCTTGGCAGGGTTGATGGGGTGGCCGAGCGCATTCCGTGGGCAGAGGATGGTGCATTCCTGGCAGGTGCAGCACCATTTCGCCCGGAGCTTGGTTACCGGAACAGTCTGTTGTTTCAGCCTCACCACCGTATGATCGGCTGGCAGAATGATGATACCGCCCATGGTTTTGGTGGTATAGTCGTCGATGCTCCCGATC carries:
- a CDS encoding EutN/CcmL family microcompartment protein; the protein is MRDALVIGSITSTIKHPCLSGKKLLIVQVLNAAGQPEGRPQIVVDFIGAGKGDRVLLSWDGWGSQEYFNNPKVPQRAWLCGIIDENDER
- a CDS encoding four helix bundle protein, whose protein sequence is MKTFRDLLVWQKSIELVVEIYKVTKRFPNDECYGLTSQMRRCAVSIPSNMAEGYGRNSPNDFARFLQISTGSLFELQTQIEISHKLNYVTSNDFDALYESTREIERMLSSFIRKVQEPQT
- a CDS encoding BMC domain-containing protein; amino-acid sequence: MSLCIGFLEYISVGKGIEAADLISKNTGIDILLSAPNCPGRYQILFSGDVGAVEEAVELAHGIADFNYLDSLVLPRVDDQVVRALYAPDTTDIGDAIGVFETMTMTATIEGADTMVKTSNVHILDLRLGKGLAGKSYVIVTGAVQDVRSAMDAALERVKDRGVLISSVVIPSINRELIRHLV
- a CDS encoding SLBB domain-containing protein, whose amino-acid sequence is MAVAGVDSIAAVLDAGVVGAGGAGFPTHVKLGNEVDTYIANGAECEPIVESDLHLMITHAPEIIRGFEAAMEQVGASRGFIAIKDKNVEAITAVERAISGKPRLSVEKQANTYPAGDEMVLTRQITGRIVPPGGLPFQVGVTVSNVTTLKQVSDALDGKPVISRLVTVGGEVSRHITVDAPLGTPIRDLVDLAGGASVREFVIIYGGPIMGPIGSIDDYTTKTMGGIIILPADHTVVRLKQQTVPVTKLRAKWCCTCQECTILCPRNALGHPINPAKMMSKAWHIDEILRRIESRELDSITEQMVFEALLCCQCGICEQYACIFGLSPNKVYALVRDAIRKSGLKFDFSKIRLYGGPMFDFRKIPALTYARKLDLERYLVHTDLLPAGSLQPKMVKIALCQHLGAPAKPVVKTGDRVKEGDLIGEIPQGALSARVHASINGRVEEVTDTHIVIGGLRS